In the Streptomyces fradiae ATCC 10745 = DSM 40063 genome, one interval contains:
- a CDS encoding potassium channel family protein codes for MADHPHPLRRRRRGRLAQHRSETADQRVAVIGLGRFGSSLALELTRRGWDVLGIDTDPALVQRHSDTLTHSAVADCTDPEVLRQLGVHEFTSAVVGIGTDMEASILIASNLLEENVPNIWAKAISRQHGQILERLGVHHVVLPEHEMGERVAHLVTGRMLDFIEFDDDYALVKTVAPDSITGVPLSESAVRSRHGVTVVGIKRPGEGFTHATAETVVAKGDVIIVTGKIQAVEAFAEAG; via the coding sequence TTGGCTGACCACCCGCACCCCCTGCGCCGGCGCCGCCGAGGGCGGCTCGCCCAGCACCGCTCCGAGACGGCCGACCAGCGGGTCGCCGTCATCGGCCTGGGCCGGTTCGGCAGCTCCCTGGCCCTGGAGCTGACCCGGCGCGGCTGGGACGTACTCGGCATCGACACCGACCCCGCCCTCGTCCAGCGGCACAGCGACACGCTCACGCACTCCGCGGTCGCCGACTGCACCGACCCCGAGGTGCTGCGGCAGCTCGGGGTGCACGAGTTCACCAGCGCGGTCGTCGGCATCGGCACCGACATGGAGGCCAGCATCCTGATCGCCTCCAACCTCCTGGAGGAGAACGTCCCCAACATCTGGGCCAAGGCGATCAGCCGCCAGCACGGCCAGATCCTGGAGCGGCTCGGCGTCCACCACGTCGTGCTGCCCGAGCACGAGATGGGCGAGCGCGTGGCCCACCTCGTGACGGGGCGGATGCTCGACTTCATCGAGTTCGACGACGACTACGCCCTGGTGAAGACCGTCGCACCCGACAGCATCACCGGCGTACCGCTGAGCGAGAGCGCCGTGCGGTCCAGGCACGGGGTCACGGTCGTCGGCATCAAGCGCCCCGGTGAGGGCTTCACCCACGCGACCGCCGAGACCGTGGTCGCGAAGGGGGACGTCATCATCGTCACCGGCAAGATCCAGGCGGTGGAGGCCTTCGCCGAGGCGGGCTGA
- a CDS encoding TrkH family potassium uptake protein, producing the protein MAGQLTRVRRSLFAVHPARSLVLAFAAVVLLGTFLLTLPVSSENGGATGLVTALFTATSAVCVTGLVVVDTGTYWSGFGEGVILALIQVGGFGIMTMASLLALLVSGRLRLRMQLTAAAETKSLGIGDVRRVLLGVAGTTLAVELAVGALLALRFRFGYDRSIADSAYSGLFHAVSAFNNAGFGLHVDNLTPYARDPWVTLPIALAVILGGLGFPVLLELLRHRTRRRLTGRRTWSLHTRMTLATTVALLLTGTVLTCLLEWTNPGTLGRFDWGGKLLNGFFHSAMSRTAGFNAVDIGAMEASTLLMTCTLMFIGGGSAGTAGGIKVTTFAVLAAAIWAEVRGEPNSTVMGRRLAPHVLRQALTVALLAVGLVVAATLALLTVSPAPMEAVLFEAVSAFGTVGLSTGITADFPDSGRLVLVFLMFVGRLGPVTLVSALALRERTRRYQLPEERPVIG; encoded by the coding sequence GTGGCGGGGCAGCTGACGAGGGTGCGGCGGTCGCTGTTCGCCGTGCACCCGGCCCGGTCCCTGGTGCTGGCCTTCGCCGCGGTGGTGCTGCTCGGGACGTTCCTTCTGACGCTGCCGGTGTCCTCCGAGAACGGCGGGGCCACAGGGCTCGTGACCGCCCTGTTCACCGCCACCTCGGCGGTGTGCGTGACCGGCCTGGTCGTGGTCGACACCGGGACGTACTGGAGCGGGTTCGGCGAGGGCGTCATCCTCGCGCTGATCCAGGTCGGCGGCTTCGGCATCATGACCATGGCCTCGCTCCTCGCGCTGCTCGTCTCGGGCAGGCTGCGGCTGCGGATGCAGCTGACCGCGGCGGCGGAGACGAAGAGCCTGGGCATCGGCGACGTGCGCCGCGTCCTGCTCGGGGTCGCCGGCACGACGCTCGCCGTGGAGCTCGCCGTGGGGGCCCTGCTCGCGCTGCGCTTCCGGTTCGGCTACGACCGGTCCATCGCCGACTCCGCGTACTCCGGGCTCTTCCACGCCGTCTCGGCCTTCAACAACGCGGGCTTCGGGCTCCACGTGGACAACCTCACCCCGTACGCGCGCGACCCCTGGGTGACGCTCCCCATCGCCCTGGCCGTCATCCTGGGCGGGCTCGGCTTCCCGGTCCTCCTCGAACTCCTGCGGCACCGCACGCGGCGGAGGCTGACCGGGCGGCGCACCTGGTCGCTGCACACCCGGATGACCCTGGCGACCACGGTCGCGCTGCTGCTGACCGGCACGGTGCTCACCTGCCTCCTGGAGTGGACCAACCCCGGGACCCTGGGGCGCTTCGACTGGGGCGGGAAGCTCCTCAACGGGTTCTTCCACTCCGCGATGAGCCGGACCGCCGGCTTCAACGCCGTCGACATCGGCGCGATGGAGGCGTCGACGCTGCTGATGACCTGCACGCTGATGTTCATCGGCGGCGGCAGCGCCGGCACGGCCGGCGGCATCAAGGTGACCACGTTCGCGGTCCTGGCCGCCGCCATCTGGGCGGAGGTGCGGGGCGAGCCGAACTCCACCGTCATGGGCCGGCGTCTGGCCCCGCACGTGCTGCGCCAGGCGCTGACCGTCGCCCTGCTGGCCGTGGGGCTGGTGGTCGCGGCCACGCTCGCCCTGCTGACCGTCTCCCCGGCTCCGATGGAAGCCGTCCTGTTCGAGGCGGTGTCCGCGTTCGGCACCGTCGGTCTGTCCACCGGCATCACGGCCGACTTCCCGGACTCGGGCCGGTTGGTGCTGGTCTTCCTGATGTTCGTCGGCCGGCTCGGTCCGGTCACCCTGGTCTCGGCCCTCGCCCTGCGAGAGCGGACCCGCCGCTACCAACTGCCCGAGGAGCGACCCGTCATTGGCTGA